AGGGTGGCCACTGCGGGAAGCCGGGGAAGCCAAGGCCGTGCCGACGTCCGAGCCCAGTACCGCCACCTCCCCACCCACTGGAGCCGGGAGCTCGGGGTGGCCTTGGGCTGGCTCTTAGGGGACGGCTATCTGCGGGAGGACGGGGTGGGCTTTTACTTCTCCCGGAAGGACTTCGCCGCCCTCGCTTGGCTTCCCGACCTCCTCCGGGACTGGTTTGGCCCGGGCACCCTCCAGGAAACCCGTTCCAACACCTTTCACCTTCACTTCAACCGTATCCCCGCAGAGTTCTTCCAGGCTCTTGGGGTCAAGGCGATTAGGGCCACGGAGAAGCGGGTCCCAGAAAGCCTCTTCCGCGCCCCCCGGGAAGCGGTGGTGGGCTTCCTCCAAGGGCTCTTCAGCGCCGACGGTTCGGTGCAAATTAATGAAAAAAAGCAGGACGCCACCATCCGTCTAGCTTCCTCTAGCCCAGCCCTCCTTCAGGATGTTCAACTTCTCCTCCTCAACCTGGGGATTCTCGGGAAGATCCACAGGCGCCGAGAAGCCGCTACCAAGGCCTTACCTGACGGTAAGGGTGGTCTCAAACAGTACCCGGTGGCGCCCCAGTACGAGCTCATCTTGGGAGGCGAAAACCGGGATCGGTTCGCCGAGGCCGTAGGCTTCCTGCAAGAGGAAAAGCAGTCCAAGCTCCTGGCCTTCTTGCGTCACCGGCCCCGGGGAAGCTACCGCAAGCCCTTCCTGGCCACGGTAGCCAGCGTGGAACCTGCTGGGGAAGCTCCCGTCTACGACCTTACAGAGCCTGTGACCCACAGCCTCATAGCAAATGGAATCGTTGCCCACAACTGTGGTGAAATCCCCCTCACCGTGGGGGAGCCTTGCGACCTGGGGGCCCTGAACCTCGCCGCCTACGTGCGGGACGGGGAGTTCAGGATGGAGGAGTTCCGCCGGGACGTGCGCACCGCCATCCGCTTCCTGGACAACGTCCTGGACGTGAACCGATTCGCCCTCAAGGACAACGAGGAGGCCGCCAAGAGCCTCCGCCGCCTGGGCCTCGGGGTCATGGGCCTGGCGGACGCCCTCATCCGGATGGGCCTCCCCTACGCCTCCGAGGAGGCCAGGGAAAAGGTCCACGAGATCATCTCCGCCATGCGGGAGGAGGCCATCCGGGCTTCGGAGGGGCTGGCAGAAGAAAGGGGCCCCTTCCCCCTGTACGAGGCGCACCGGGACCACTTCCAGGCCCTGGGGGTCCGCCGCCGGCGCAACGTGGCCCTCCTCACCGTGGCCCCCACGGGGACCACCAGCATGCTCATGGGGGTGTCCTCGGGGATCGAGCCCGTCTTCAGCCCCTTCGTCTGGCGCAGGATCGGCGGGGAGTACAAGCCCCTCCTCCATCCCCTTTTCGTGGAGCTCATGGAGGCCTACCCCCCGGCCCCCGGCTACGAGCGGGACGGGAAGTGGGACTGGGAGAAGATCGTGGAGGAGATCCAAAGGGATGGGCACGGCTCTGTGCAGAACCTCCCCTTCGTCCCCGAGCCCATCCGGAAGGTCTTCCAGTGCGCCCACGACATCCCGCCCTTAGACCACGTCCGGATGCAGGGGGCGGTGCAGCGGGCCTTTGACGCCGAGGGATACGCGGCTAACTCCATCTCAAAAACGATAAATCTTCCAAATAACGCTTCCGTTGAGGACGTGGAGGAAGCCTACGCCGAGGCCTACCGCACGGGGTGCAAGGGGATCACCGTCTACCGGGACGGCTCCCGGGAGTTCCAGGTGCTCACGGTGAGGAGGGAAACGGAGGAGAAGGAGGAGGCTAAGGAGAAGGTAAAGACTTCCCTGGCCAGGGCGGAGGTTTCCCGGGCTTCCCAGGAGCCCTCCTCCCCCCAGGCCGGGAAACCCCTCCACGAGCGCCCGGGCCGCCTCCTAGGCTTCACGGACATGGTCAAGCTCCTCACCCCGGAAGGGGCCAAGCGGAGCTTCCTGGTGACGGTGAACGTCCTAGAGGGGCACCCTGTGGAGGTCATCCTCACCTCAGGCAAGGCCGGGGACGAGGCCAACGCCGACTCCGAGGCCTTGGGCCGGGTGGTCTCCATCGCCCTCCAGTACGGGGTGCCCAAGGAGGCCCTCATCCGCACCCTGAGGGGCATCAACGGCGGGCTTTACGGCACCTACCAGGGGAGGCTCGTGTCCAGCAAGGCCGACCTCATCGCCGTGGCCCTGGAGACGATCCCCGAGGAACTGAAGGGGCGAGGGGCGAGGGGCGAGGGTCAAGGGTCCCAGGCCCCAGAGGCCGAACCCCCTCTCCCCGCCCTCTCCGGAGGCGGGGTGGAGATCCTGGGAGCCAGCCCCTGCCCCGCCTGCGGGGAAAGGGCCTTGGTGCGAGAAGAGGGCTGCTGGAAGTGCCAGGTGTGCGGCTACAGCAAGTGCGGGTAAAGATCTGCGGCCTGACCCGCCTCGAGGACGCCCTCCTGGCGGAATCCCTGGGAGCCTGGGCCCTGGGCTTCGTCCTGGCCCCGGGCTCCCGGAGGCGGGTGAGCCCAGAAGGGGCCCGGGAAATCGCCGAAGCCCTGGGGCCCTTCGTGGTGCGGGTGGGGGTCTTCCGGGACCAAGGCCCGGAAGAGGTCCTCCGCCTCATGGAAAGGGCCCACCTCCAGGTGGCCCAGCTCCACGGGCACGAGCCCCCGGAGTGGGCGGAGCGGGTGGGAGAGTTTTTCCCCGTCATCAAGGCCTTCTCCCTGGAAGGCCCCGCAAGGCCCGAGTGGGCCGACTACCCGGCGAGCGCCCTCCTCCTGGACAGCCGGAATCCGGGAAGCGGCCAGGGCTACCCCCGGGACTGGGCGAGGCCCCTCCTGGAAACGGGCAAGCGGGTCATCCTGGCCGGGGGGATCGGGCCTGGGAACCTAGAGGAGGTCCTGGCCCTAAGCCCCTACGGCGTGGACCTGGCGAGCGGGGTGGAGGAGGCCCCGGGAATCAAGAGCGAGGCCAAGCTAAGGGCCCTTTTCGCCCGTATGATGGGAGGGTGATCGGCAGGCACCACCCCTACCATCCCCATCTCCTGGCCATGCTGGAGGCGGCCCGCCTGGCCCGGGGCATCCACCTCTACTACCTGGAAAAGGGCTTCACCCAGGGCACCAAGTCGGGGCCCACGGACCTGGTGACCCAGGCGGACCGGGAGTCGGAGGAGGCCATCAAGGACCTTCTCCTAAGCCGCTTCCCCGAGGCGGGCTTTTTGGGCGAGGAGGGGGGAAGCGAGGGGAGTAGGGCCCTCCGCTTCATCGTGGACCCCTTGGACGGCACGGTGAACTACGCCCACGGCTTCCCCTTCTACGGGGTGTCCCTGGCCCTCGAGGCCGAGGGGGTCATCCAGGCGGGGGTGGTCATGGACACCGCCCGGGGGGAGGCCTTCTACGCCCTAAGGGGGGAAGGGGCCTACCTGGACGGAAGGCCCATCCGGGTCACGGAAAGGAGCGAGCTTCTAGGAAGCCTCCTGGCCACGGGCTTCCCCTACGACGTGGCCAAGGACCCCGAGAACCTCATCTACTTCGGGCGGGCCCTCAGGCGGGGCCTCCTCGTGCGCCGCCCCGGGGCCGCCGCCCTGGACCTGGCCTATGTGGCCGCGGGCCGGCTGGAGGGCTTCTGGGAGGTGAAGCTGAACCCCTGGGACGTGGCCGCGGGCTGGCTGTTGGTGGAGGAGGCGGGGGGCCGGGTGACGGACCTCGAGGGGAAGCCCTACCGCCTGGGCCACCGCTACATCGTGGCCACCAACGGGAGGGTCCACGAGGCCCTCCTAAGGGTCCTCCTTACCGAGTAAACGCCCCGAAACCCTCACCCACGGCCCTTAACCGGGGTAGGGCGCGAGGCCAAGCCTCCCCCTTAGAGCAACACCATCCCCACCTCCCGCCCCTCGGGGAGGAGGAAGGCCCGGAAGCCGTCGGTGCCGAAGATCACGTAGGGCACCCGCCAGCGGGCCTCCTTGAGGTCCGTGGGGCTGGGGAAGGCCGGGCCCCGGGGATGGGAGTGGTAGATGGCCAGAAGCTCAAGGCCTTCCCTCTCCAGTTCCCTAAGGGCCCTCAGAAGGGCCAGGGGCTCCGCCAGGTAGCCGCTTAGGGGGTTCCGGTGGACGTTGGGCAAGGGGATGACCCTCTCCACCTCCCGCCTCCCCGCCCAAAGCCCCACCCCTTCCTTGGGGAACTCCCGCTTGAGGTGGTCCTCGGTGGCCTGAAGGAGCCCGCGCGGCACGTAGAGCATCCGGGACAATCGCCCCCTTTCTGGCCCTATACTATGGGCACCAAGAGGGAGGGACCATGATCCGAACCGTCACCCTGGTGGGCCACGCGCAAAGCGGCAAAACCACCCTAACGGAAGCCCTTCTCTACAAAACGGGGGCCAAGGACCGCATGGGCCGGGTGGAGGACGGCACCACCACCACGGACTACACCCCCGAGGCCAAGCTCCACCGCACCACGGTGCGCACCGGGATGGCCCCCTTGCGCCATAAGGAGCACCGCATCTTCCTCCTGGACGCCCCGGGCTACGGGGACTTCGTGGGGGAGATAAGGGGGGCCCTCGAGGCCGCCGACGCCGCTTTGGTGGCCGTTTCCGCGGAAAACGGGGTCCAGGTGGGCACGGAGAGGGCCTGGACCGTGGCCGAGCGCCTGGGCCTCCCCCGGATGGTGGTGGTCACCAAGCTGGACCGGGGCGGGGACTACTACGCCCTCCTCGAGGGCCTCCGGAGCACCTTAGGCCCCATCCTCCCCATAGACCTCCCCCTCTACGAGGGGAGCAGGTGGGTGGGGCTCGTTGACGTCTTCCACGGGAAGGCCTACCGCTGCCAAAACGGGGAAGAGGTGGAGGTCCCCATCCCCGAAGGGGAGCGGGAAAGGGCCCTCCGATTCCGGCAGGAGGTCTTGGAGGCCATCGTGGAGACGGACGAAACCCTCCTGGAGAAGTACCTGGAGGGGGAGGAGGTCTCGGGGGAGGCCCTGGAAAAGGCCTTCCACGAGGCGGTGCGGAGGGCCCTCCTCTACCCCGTGGCCCTGGCCTCGGGGCTCACCGGAATCGGGGTCCTGTCCCTTCTGGACCTGATCCTCGAGGCCTTCCCCTCCCCCGAGGAGCGCTTCGGGGACGGCCCCCCTCTGGCCAAGGTCTTCAAGGTCCAGGTGGACCCCTTCATGGGCCAGGTGGCCTACGTGCGCCTCTACCGGGGAAGGCTTAGGCCCGGGGACACCCTCCAGAGCGAAGCGGGGGGGATCCGCCTTCCCCACCTCTACGTCCCCATGGGGAAGGACCTCCTGGAGGTGGAGGAGGCGGAGGCGGGGTTCATCCTGGGCCTCCCCAAGGCGGAGAACCTCCACCGGGGCATGGTCCTCTGGCAGGGGGAGAGGCCCGAGAGCGAGGAGGTCCCCTTCGCCCGCCTCCCCGAGCCCAACGTGCCCGTGGCCATCCACCCCAAGGGGCGCACGGACGAGGCCAAGCTGGGAGAGGCCTTAAGGAAGCTTTTGGAGGAGGACCCCAGCCTCAAGCTGGAGCGCCAGGAGGAGACGGGAGAGATGCTCCTTTGGGGCCATGGGGAGCTCCACCTCACCACCGCCAAGGAGCGCCTAGGGGACTATGGGGTGGAGGTGGGGTTCTCGGTGCCCAAGGTGCCCTACCGGGAAACCATCCGGAAGGTGGCCGAGGGCCAGGGCAAGTACAAGAAGCAGACCGGGGGGCACGGCCAGTACGGGGACGTCTGGCTCCGCCTGGAGCCCGCCCCGGAGTACGGCTTTGAGTGGCGGATCACGGGCGGGGTCATCCCCTCCAAGTACCAGGAGGCCATTGAGGAAGGGATCAAAGAGGCCGCCAAGAAGGGGGTCCTGGCGGGCTACCCGGTCATGGGCTTCAAGGCCATCGTCTACAACGGCTCCTACCACGAGGTGGACTCCAGCGACCTCGCCTTCCAGATCGCCGCCAGCATGGCCTTCAAGAAGGTGATGGAGCAGGCGAACCCTGTCCTCCTGGAACCCATCTACCAGATCAAGGTCCTGGCCCCCCAGGAGCGGGTGGGGGACATCCTCTCCGACCTCCAGGCCCGGCGGGGGCGGATCCTGGGTATGGAGCAGGGGGGGGCCCTGGCGGCGGTGCGGGCCGAGGTCCCCCTTTCCGAGGTCCTGGAGTACTACAAAACCCTCCCCAGCCTCACGGGCGGGGCCGGGGCTTACACCCTGGAGTTCAGCCACTACCAGGAGGTGCCCCCGCACCTGGCCCAGCGGATCGTAGGGGAGCGGAAGGCCCAGGAGGGCTAGGGTGGCCCTGGAAGGCCTCAAGGAGGCCCTGGGCCGGGCCCTCTTCGGCCAGGAGGAGGTCATCGAGGCCCTCCTGGCCACGGCCCTGGCCCGGGGACACGCCCTTCTGGAAGGGGTCCCGGGCCTGGGCAAGACCCTCTTGGCGGAAAGCTTCGCCCGGGCCAGCGGCCTAAGCTACAAGCGCATCCAGTTCACCCCCGACCTCCTGCCCCAGGACCTCACGGGAAGCGAGGTCTTCCGGGAGGGGCGCTTTGAGTTCGTGAAGGGGCCCATCTTCGCCCAGGTGGTCCTGGCGGACGAGGTAAACCGGGCCCCCCCCAAGGTCCAGTCGGCCCTCTTGGAGGCCATGCAGGAAAGGGCGGTGACCGCCGGCGGGGTGCGCCACCCCCTCCCCGAGCCCTTCTTCGTGGTGGCCACCCAGAACCCCCTGGAGCTTGAGGGCACCTACCCCCTCCCCGAGGCCCAGCTGGACCGCTTCGCCGCCCGGATCGTCTTCCGCCCCCCCAGGCGGGAGGTGTGGCTCAGGATCCTCACCGAGGAGCCCGGGGTCCCGGAGCCCCTGGAGGTGGACTTCCCCAGGGCCCAGGAGGAGGCGAGGGGAGTGCGGGTGGCCAAGGAGGCCTTGGAAGCCATCACCCACGTGGCCTTCCTCACCGCCGAAGACCCTAGGCTCCGCATGGGCCTCTCTCCCAGGGGGGCCAAGGCCTGGCTTTCCTTGGCCAAGGCCCTGGCCCACCTCCGGGGCAAGCCCCTGGTGGACTGGAAGGAGCTTAGGGACGCCGCTTTCCTCACCCTGCCCCACCGCCTCTTCCTCACCGAGGAGGCCCTCTACGAGGGGGAGAACCCGGAAGGGGTGCTGAAGGAAGCCTTGAAGAAAGGAGGAATACCGTGAAGTGGGTTCGGTTTTTCCACGAGGTGGGCCTCGAGGACGTCCCCCTGGTGGGGGGCAAGAACGCCTCCTTGGGGGAGATGATCCGGGAGCTCTCCCCTCTAGGGGTTAAGGTCCCCCCCGGCTTCGCCACCACCAGCGAGGCCTACTGGCACTTCCTGGAAGAAAATGGCCTAAAGGAGGCCATCGCCCGGGAGCTTTCCCAACTGGATGTGGAGGATGTCCAGGCCCTCACCCGGGCCAGCCGCCGCATCCGGAACCTCATCCTGAAGGGGGAGTACCCGGAAGACCTCCGGGAGGAGGTTCTCGCCGCCTACCAGCAGCTATCCCAGGAGGCGGGGGAGGAGGCCATCCCCGTGGCCGTGCGGAGTAGCGCCACCGCCGAGGACCTCCCCACCGCCAGCTTCGCCGGCCAGCAGGAGAGCTACCTCCACGTGCAGGGGGAGGAGGACCTCCTCCTCCACGTGAAGCGGGCCCTGGCCAGCCTCTTCACCGCCCGGGCCATCAGCTACCGGGCCCACAGGGGCTTTGACCACCTCAAGGTGGCCCTCTCCGTGGGGGTCCAGCGCATGGTGCGGGCGGACACCGGCGCAAGCGGGGTCATCTTCACCCTGGACCCGGACACGGGGCATAGGGGCTTCGTCTACCTCACCGCCATCTATGGCCTAGGGGAGAACATCGTCCAGGGGCGGGTGGTCCCGGACGGCTACTACGTCCACAAAGAGACCCTGCGCCAGGGCTTCAAGGCCCTGGTCTACCGGAAGCTCGGGGCCAAGGAGCTCATCCTGGCCTACGACCCCAAGGAGGGCCGCCTCAAAAACCGCCCCACGCCCCCTTACCTGAGGAACCGGTTCGCCCTGAAGGACGAGGAGGCCCTTCTCCTCGCCGACTGGTCCCTTCGCATTGAGGACCACTACACCAGGAAGCGGGGCGCCCCCACCCCCATGGACATCGAGTGGGCCAAGGACGGCCCCACGGGGGAGCTCTTCATCCTCCAGGCCCGGCCGGAAACCGTCCACTCGCAAAAGAGCCCCGTCCTCCGGGTGCACCGCCTCCTCGGGCGGGGGGAGGTTCTGGCCGAGGGCCTGGCCGTGGGGGAGGCCATCGCCCAGGGAAGGGCCCGGATCCTCAAGGACCCCAAGGAGATGGACCGCTTCGGGGAGGGGGAGGTCCTGGTCACGGAGACCACCAACCCCGACTGGGAACCCATCATGAAGAAGGCGGCGGCCATCGTCACCGAGCGGGGCGGGCGCACCTCCCATGCGGCCATCGTGGCCCGGGAGCTGGGGGTGCCCGCCATCGTGGGGGCGGTAGGGGCCACGGGGAGCCTCCCCGAGGGGGAGGAGGTCACGGTCTCCTGCGCCGAGGGGGAGGTGGGCAGGGTCTACCGGGGAAGGCTTCCCTATGAGGCGGAGGAGATCCACCCGGAAAGCCTCCCCAGGACCCGCACCCGGATCCTGGTGAACGTGGGCACCCCGGAGGAGGCCCTAAGGGTTAGCCTCCTCCCCACGGAGGGGGTAGGGCTTTTGCGCATGGAGTTCGTCTTCGCCAGTCACGTGCGGGTCCACCCCCTGGCCCTCACCCGTTACGAGACCCTGCCCAAGGAGGTGCGCCGCCAGGTGGACGAGGCCACCGAGGGGTACGGGGACAAGCGGGCCTACTTCGTGGAGTGCCTCGCCGAGGGCATCGCCCTCATCGCCGCCGCCTTCTACCCCAGGCCCGTTCTCCTCCGCTTCTCCGACTTCAAGACCAACGAGTACGCCCGCCTCATCGGGGGGCACCTCTTTGAGCCCAAGGAGGAGAACCCCATGCTGGGCTGGCGGGGGGCGAGCCGCTACTACCACCCCGACTACAAGGAGGGCTTCTTGCTAGAGGTGGCGGCGGTCAAGCGGGTACGGGAGACGCTGGGCCTCAAGAACCTCATGGTCATGGTGCCCTTCTGCCGCACGCCCGAGGAGGGGGAGAAGGTCCTAGGGGTCATGGCGGAAGGGGGGCTCAGGCGGGGAGAAGATGGGCTCCAGGTCTACGTGATGGCCGAGATCCCTTCTAACGTCCTCGAGGCCGAGGCCTTCGCCGAGCTCTTCGATGGCTTCTCCATCGGCTCCAACGACCTCACCCAGCTGGCCCTTGGCCTGGACCGGGACTCGGAGCGGGTGGCCCACCTCTTTGACGAGCGGCGGGAGACGGTGAAGGCCCTCTGCGCCCTGCTCCTGGAGAAGGCCCACGCCAAGGGGAGGCCGGTGGGCATCTGCGGCCAGGCCCCCTCCGACTACCCCGAGTTCGCCGCCTTCTTGGTGGAGAGGGGCATTGACTCCCTAAGCCTCAACCCCGACGCCCTCCTGCGCACGGTGAAGAAGGTGGCGGAGATAGAAAGCGCCCTCTCCCGGCATCCTGAGGCGTAGCGCACAAGCCCCTTAACGCCTCAAGCCCCGCCCTTGGGGTGCCCCCCTGGTCCCTTTCGGGAGCCTGGCCCCTAAGGTCTGGCCCGCCCTCCTGGTCTCTGGCCCCACCGCCGCCCTGGGCCCGGTCTAGGGCTTGGCCCCTCTCGGGGTGGGGTTCCGCCTCCTCCTCAAGGCCCCCGGTGGCCCTACACCCCGGTCCACCTGGGACCGGGACCGGGCCGGCTTTCCGTCCTCTTCCTACCCAAGGTGCCGAGCCCCTACGCCTAACTTTCTCATGAGAAAGTGAGATACCATGGGAGTATGGAACCCCCCCTGATCCTGATCGTGGAGGACGAGAAGGACATCGCCCGCTTTATAGAGCTGGAGCTGCAGGCGGAGGGCTACCACACCGAGGTAGCCTACGATGGCATCACCGGGCTTTCCAAGTTTCGGGAGGTGAACCCCAACCTGGTCATCCTGGACCTCATGCTCCCGGTGATGGACGGGATTGAGGTGGCCAGGCGCATCCGCAAGACCTCCAACGTGCCCATCCTCATCCTCACCGCCAAGGACCGCGTTGAGGACAAGGTCCTGGGCCTGGACGCCGGGGCCGACGACTACCTGGTGAAGCCCTTCTCCATTGAGGAGCTCTTGGCCCGGGTCAGGGCCCACCTGCGCCGGGTGACCCCGGCCATCACCGGGGAGATCCGGGTGGCGGACCTCATCATCAACTTGGAGGGCCGGGAGGTCTTCCGTGGTGGCCGTCGGGTGGAGCTTTCCAACAAGGAGTTTGAGCTCCTGGAGCTCCTCGCCAAGAGCCCGGGCAAGGTCTTCACCCGCTACGAGATCGAGGAGAAGGTCTGGCCCGGCTACCAGGGCGGAAGCAACGTGGTGGACGTCTACATCGGCTACCTGCGCAAGAAGCTGGAGGTGGGTGGGGAGCGCCGCCTGATCCACACCGTGCGGGGCGTGGGGTACGTCTTAAGGGAGGACTAGGGCCCTGAGCCTGAGAAGCCGCATCACCCTCCTCACCGCAGGGCTCCTCCTCGCCACCCTCCTCCTCTTGGGCTTCGCCTTGGAGGGGCTTCTTAGGAGCTTCCTCTACCGCAACCTGCGGGCGGAGCTTTTGGAGGCCGGCAACCAGGTGGTCCGCCTCCTCAACCTGGGGGGGCAGGCCTTTCTGGAGGCTGGCCTTCCCCCGAGCCTCTACGCCGAGGTGCAGCTGGTGCTAGAGGAAGACCCCGCCCTCCTGGCCACGGAGGGGGGGATAAGCCTGCAGAAGAGCCCCGCCTTGGGAAACCAGCGCCTCCTCCTCCAGGAAGCGGACTACCAGGCCCTCCTGAAGGCGGGCGAGGTCTGGGCGACAGCGGAGCTTCCCCGGGAGGGCCCGCCCCTGCGCCTTTTAGTCTACGGCCGGGCGGTGGGGGTGGACCTAGGGGGGACGGTCTGGAAGGGGGTTCTCCTGGTAGGAAGGCCCACGGAGGACCTCGAGGCCACCCTGGGCCAGTTCGTCCGTATCTACGCGGGCACGGCCCTCCTCGTCCTCCTCGTCGCCCTCCTCCTGGCCCGAAGCCTGGTGGCCCGGGCCCTGGAGCCCTTAGAGTGGCTCGCCCGCCGGGCCGAGGCCATGCCCGACCGGCCTGAGCCCCTCCCCGAGCCCGAGGGGAAGGACGAGGTGGCCGCCTTGGTCAAGGCCCTGAACGGGATGATCGCCCGCATGCAGAAGGCCCTGGAGACCCAGACCCGCTTCCTCCAGGACGCCTCCCACGAGCTCAGGACCCCCGTCACCGCCATCCTGGGCCACGTGGGCTACCTCCTCCGGCGCACCCCCCTCGCGGAGGCCCAAAGGGAGAGCCTGGGGATCGTGAAGCGGGAGGCGGAGCGCATGGGCAAGCTGGTCTCGGACCTCCTGGACCTTTCCCAAAGCGGCACCTGGAGCATCGTACCTGCGCCCGTGCAGGTCCTGGACCTCCTGGAGGAGGTGAAGGAGGAGTTCGCCAAGAGCTTTGAGGGGGAGATCCTGGTGGAGGCCCCGGAGGGGCTTTACGTGCGGGGGGACCCCGACCGCCTCCACCAGGTCCTGGCCAACCTGGTCTCCAACGCCCTCAAGGCGGGGGCCAAGCGGGTGTGGCTTCGGGCCTTTGACCTGGGGGACAAGGCGGTGGTCCGAGTGGAGGACAACGGGGAAGGGATTCCGCCGGAGCACCTCCCCCACCTCTTTGAGCGCTTCTACCGGGTGGACAAGGCCCGGGACCGGGAACGGGGGGGGTCGGGCCTTGGCCTTGCCATCGTGAAGGCCATCCTCGAGGCCCACGGGGGCGAGATCTGGGTGGAAAGCCAGGTGGGCCAGGGGACGGCCTTCAGCTTTTCCCTCCCCGCAAGCGGGCCACCGCCTCCTCCACGCTGATCTCTCCCCGCCTTAGGGCCTCCAGGACCTGGAGGCGGTCCTCCCCCTCCTCCGCCTCGTAGCCCAAGGCCTTCAGGAGGGCATCCAGCCTGGCCCGCACCGTGGGGTAGGAGACCCCCAGGATCCGCTCCACCTCCTTGAGGTTCCCCCTGGTCTTCACAAAGAGCCTGAGGAAGTCCAGGTGCTCCTTGGGCAAGAGGGCGAACTCGTTGGGGAGGAAGCGGCCCGAGACCTCGGTGCCGCAGGCCTCGCAGTAAAGGGTCTTCACGGAAAGGGGCCCCTCGCAGGCGGGGCAGCGCACGGGCATGGGCTTCCTCACCATAGTCCCACCTTCACCCTCACGCCCTTGGCCTCCAGGAGGAGGAGGGGCAAGGGGGGAAGCCCCCGGAGGGCGAAAACCTCGAGGAGAGGTACCCTAGGCCCTGGCCTTCCCCGAAGGAGCCCCCGGGTCTCCCAGAGGAAGAGGAGGAGGAGAAGCCCCCACTCCAGGAGGAAGAGGGGAAGGGCCAGGTAGAGGGGAAAGGGCCATGGACCCCGCACCGCCAGGTAGAGGAACCGGGGCCTGAGGGGCGGCCTCACACCACCTCCACCAGGATCCTGACGGGCCCCTCCTCCTCCGCCTCTATCTCCACCAGCTTCCCCTCGGGCACCCCCTCCTTGAGGAGGGCCAGGAGGTCCTTGAGGTTCACCCCCTGGCGGCCCAGGGTGAGCTTGGCCTCCTCGGGGAGGAAGGACTCTAGGAGGGAGGCCAGAGCCAGGGGGAGGTTCAGGTGGACCTTCACGGGCCGCCCCTTCTCCTCCGCTTCCACCCGAACCTTGAGGAGCCGGGCGGGGGGCTTGGACCCTGGCCTGGCCCCTTCCAGGGCCGAAAGGAGGTCCATGGCCTCCTCTACCCCGATGCTTCCCGCCTGCAACATCTCCAGCACGCGCCTTTTCTCTTCCATCTCATACCCTTTCTTCCTGCCTGCCAGCTCAGAAAAGCCTCCCGGGAGCCTTCTTTCGGGGCCCCCATGCTGGCTTGGGCCAGCATGGGTGGTATCACGCCTCCACTTCCAGGTTGCTGGCGAAGGCCCTCACCCTAAGGGCCCCCTGCCCCTCCCCCAGCCGGTACCCGCCCGGCACCCGGGCCAAGGCCTCCCCGATCTCCACCCCGGAAAGCCGGGCTTCCACCTCCAGAACCAGGTCCGAGCCGGGGAGGAGGCGGAGCTCGGCGTTGGCCGCTTTGAGGTCCAGCCGGTGGCTCCCTT
The genomic region above belongs to Thermus sediminis and contains:
- a CDS encoding AAA family ATPase, with translation MALEGLKEALGRALFGQEEVIEALLATALARGHALLEGVPGLGKTLLAESFARASGLSYKRIQFTPDLLPQDLTGSEVFREGRFEFVKGPIFAQVVLADEVNRAPPKVQSALLEAMQERAVTAGGVRHPLPEPFFVVATQNPLELEGTYPLPEAQLDRFAARIVFRPPRREVWLRILTEEPGVPEPLEVDFPRAQEEARGVRVAKEALEAITHVAFLTAEDPRLRMGLSPRGAKAWLSLAKALAHLRGKPLVDWKELRDAAFLTLPHRLFLTEEALYEGENPEGVLKEALKKGGIP
- the ppsA gene encoding phosphoenolpyruvate synthase — translated: MKWVRFFHEVGLEDVPLVGGKNASLGEMIRELSPLGVKVPPGFATTSEAYWHFLEENGLKEAIARELSQLDVEDVQALTRASRRIRNLILKGEYPEDLREEVLAAYQQLSQEAGEEAIPVAVRSSATAEDLPTASFAGQQESYLHVQGEEDLLLHVKRALASLFTARAISYRAHRGFDHLKVALSVGVQRMVRADTGASGVIFTLDPDTGHRGFVYLTAIYGLGENIVQGRVVPDGYYVHKETLRQGFKALVYRKLGAKELILAYDPKEGRLKNRPTPPYLRNRFALKDEEALLLADWSLRIEDHYTRKRGAPTPMDIEWAKDGPTGELFILQARPETVHSQKSPVLRVHRLLGRGEVLAEGLAVGEAIAQGRARILKDPKEMDRFGEGEVLVTETTNPDWEPIMKKAAAIVTERGGRTSHAAIVARELGVPAIVGAVGATGSLPEGEEVTVSCAEGEVGRVYRGRLPYEAEEIHPESLPRTRTRILVNVGTPEEALRVSLLPTEGVGLLRMEFVFASHVRVHPLALTRYETLPKEVRRQVDEATEGYGDKRAYFVECLAEGIALIAAAFYPRPVLLRFSDFKTNEYARLIGGHLFEPKEENPMLGWRGASRYYHPDYKEGFLLEVAAVKRVRETLGLKNLMVMVPFCRTPEEGEKVLGVMAEGGLRRGEDGLQVYVMAEIPSNVLEAEAFAELFDGFSIGSNDLTQLALGLDRDSERVAHLFDERRETVKALCALLLEKAHAKGRPVGICGQAPSDYPEFAAFLVERGIDSLSLNPDALLRTVKKVAEIESALSRHPEA
- a CDS encoding response regulator transcription factor, which produces MEPPLILIVEDEKDIARFIELELQAEGYHTEVAYDGITGLSKFREVNPNLVILDLMLPVMDGIEVARRIRKTSNVPILILTAKDRVEDKVLGLDAGADDYLVKPFSIEELLARVRAHLRRVTPAITGEIRVADLIINLEGREVFRGGRRVELSNKEFELLELLAKSPGKVFTRYEIEEKVWPGYQGGSNVVDVYIGYLRKKLEVGGERRLIHTVRGVGYVLRED
- a CDS encoding sensor histidine kinase, which encodes MSLRSRITLLTAGLLLATLLLLGFALEGLLRSFLYRNLRAELLEAGNQVVRLLNLGGQAFLEAGLPPSLYAEVQLVLEEDPALLATEGGISLQKSPALGNQRLLLQEADYQALLKAGEVWATAELPREGPPLRLLVYGRAVGVDLGGTVWKGVLLVGRPTEDLEATLGQFVRIYAGTALLVLLVALLLARSLVARALEPLEWLARRAEAMPDRPEPLPEPEGKDEVAALVKALNGMIARMQKALETQTRFLQDASHELRTPVTAILGHVGYLLRRTPLAEAQRESLGIVKREAERMGKLVSDLLDLSQSGTWSIVPAPVQVLDLLEEVKEEFAKSFEGEILVEAPEGLYVRGDPDRLHQVLANLVSNALKAGAKRVWLRAFDLGDKAVVRVEDNGEGIPPEHLPHLFERFYRVDKARDRERGGSGLGLAIVKAILEAHGGEIWVESQVGQGTAFSFSLPASGPPPPPR
- a CDS encoding DUF2089 domain-containing protein, which gives rise to MVRKPMPVRCPACEGPLSVKTLYCEACGTEVSGRFLPNEFALLPKEHLDFLRLFVKTRGNLKEVERILGVSYPTVRARLDALLKALGYEAEEGEDRLQVLEALRRGEISVEEAVARLRGGKS
- a CDS encoding SHOCT-like domain-containing protein, yielding MEEKRRVLEMLQAGSIGVEEAMDLLSALEGARPGSKPPARLLKVRVEAEEKGRPVKVHLNLPLALASLLESFLPEEAKLTLGRQGVNLKDLLALLKEGVPEGKLVEIEAEEEGPVRILVEVV